One Candidatus Bathyarchaeota archaeon DNA window includes the following coding sequences:
- a CDS encoding type II toxin-antitoxin system VapC family toxin has protein sequence MRFIVDASAFYRLSSDPLRASEILLDSMVLDLALYELGNVVWLGYRRGLVKDFGRVVALLRDLFSLARLLRIRVDDVDGIMAKAAELGLTYYDASYVYYAEKYGVKVLTADKGLLRKVGDLSVNLDELL, from the coding sequence TTGAGGTTTATCGTGGATGCCTCGGCTTTCTATAGGCTTTCGAGTGATCCTCTGAGGGCTTCTGAGATTCTCCTCGATTCTATGGTGCTTGACCTGGCTCTGTATGAGCTTGGGAATGTCGTTTGGTTGGGTTATAGACGTGGTCTGGTCAAGGATTTTGGTCGGGTTGTGGCTCTTCTACGGGATCTTTTTTCTTTGGCTAGGCTCCTGAGGATAAGGGTTGATGATGTCGACGGGATCATGGCTAAGGCGGCTGAGCTGGGTTTAACCTATTACGATGCGTCTTACGTTTACTATGCGGAGAAGTATGGGGTTAAGGTTTTGACGGCCGATAAGGGGTTGCTTAGGAAGGTGGGTGACTTATCGGTGAATCTTGATGAGCTCTTATAA
- a CDS encoding DUF4145 domain-containing protein, producing MSTVVLSVRVRRELKEEVERLGIDVRKVVESSLEKAVMEAKRKRVEVLFRQLGGELADIGEEEWVRLVRESRRGRYGV from the coding sequence ATGTCTACTGTTGTGCTTTCTGTAAGGGTTAGGCGGGAGTTGAAGGAGGAGGTTGAAAGGCTGGGTATTGATGTTAGGAAGGTGGTCGAGAGTTCTCTTGAAAAAGCTGTGATGGAGGCTAAGCGGAAGAGGGTCGAGGTGTTATTTAGGCAGTTGGGCGGTGAATTGGCGGATATCGGTGAGGAGGAGTGGGTCAGGTTGGTTCGGGAGTCTCGTAGGGGGAGGTATGGTGTTTGA
- a CDS encoding nucleotidyltransferase family protein, producing MEALILAAGKGTRMRPYSNAVNKEMCLIGYYPVIEYAVRGLASAGVKKIYIVLGERKSQIMEYLRDGSWLGVRIAYLYQDMSRGEGTAKAVQVAEGWVSEDFMMLYGDTFFHPTGFFRDMMEQHRREGSHATMGIYLMDRYREYGLVKIDGNGRVLDILEKAPEREVEEVKIDGLYPVNSGPIIFSPKVFEYIKHTPVSPSGEYWITDTLRLMVKDGLKVTAYKIPRNVFWRDIGRPQTRIEAEKYIQEKGLVKPDSQT from the coding sequence TTGGAGGCTTTGATACTCGCCGCCGGTAAGGGCACAAGGATGCGGCCGTACTCGAACGCCGTAAACAAGGAGATGTGTCTCATAGGATACTACCCTGTGATAGAGTACGCGGTGAGAGGCCTAGCATCCGCCGGGGTGAAGAAGATATACATCGTCCTAGGCGAGAGGAAGAGCCAGATAATGGAGTACCTGAGGGACGGCTCGTGGCTGGGGGTCAGGATAGCCTACCTGTACCAGGATATGAGCCGCGGCGAGGGAACGGCTAAAGCAGTCCAAGTAGCCGAGGGATGGGTCTCAGAAGACTTCATGATGCTCTACGGAGACACCTTCTTCCACCCCACAGGCTTCTTCAGAGACATGATGGAGCAGCATAGACGCGAAGGCTCACACGCCACGATGGGCATCTACCTCATGGACCGCTACAGGGAGTACGGGCTCGTCAAGATAGACGGCAACGGCAGGGTGCTAGACATCCTGGAGAAGGCTCCTGAAAGGGAAGTAGAGGAGGTTAAGATAGACGGCCTATACCCGGTCAACTCCGGACCGATAATATTCAGCCCCAAGGTGTTCGAGTACATAAAACACACACCGGTCTCCCCGTCCGGAGAATACTGGATAACCGACACCCTAAGGCTCATGGTGAAAGACGGGCTTAAGGTGACGGCCTACAAGATACCGCGAAACGTATTCTGGAGAGACATCGGAAGACCCCAGACCAGGATAGAGGCCGAGAAATACATCCAAGAGAAGGGGCTGGTTAAACCGGATTCACAGACCTGA